A region of Cucumis melo cultivar AY chromosome 2, USDA_Cmelo_AY_1.0, whole genome shotgun sequence DNA encodes the following proteins:
- the LOC103492132 gene encoding exonuclease DPD1, chloroplastic/mitochondrial, with protein MCFSIFRFPKFGVPILANLWRENFHPLNRNHGHSCWYDQLCFRIYNLEGGQNKRWTRKSMTTKAGGKAKTNPSSKPTNITNEILQESMSASCTVNVNKSEKSGTQKLQYCDIQPTIIKSKEFIHPVTVITFDIETTGFSRNLDRIVEIAFQDLSGGENSTFQTLIDPQCYITNSSIHGITNNMVASCGVPRMQELIPIILQFVKSRQKPGGYVLLVAHNARTFDVPFLLHEFSRYSIDIPQDWLFLDTMTLARQLMKLSDSKITKISLEALCEYYGIEVDGEAHRALPDVISLSLILQRLTFDLKLDVSDLVERAFTPLDLINKKKK; from the exons ATGTGCTTTTCAATCTTCCGATTTCCAAAATTTGGAGTCCCTATTTTAGCTAACCTTTGGAGGGAAAACTTTCATCCCTTGAACAGAAATCATGGTCATAGTTGTTGGTATGATCAACTTTGTTTTAGGATCTATAACCTTGAAGGAGGACAGAACAAGAGATGGACCAGAAAATCTATGACTACCAAAGCGGGGGGGAAAGCAAAGACCAACCCTAGCAGTAAACCCACCAATATTACGAATGAAATCTTGCAGGAATCGATGTCAGCAAGCTGTACAGTTAACGTTAATAAGTCTGAGAAAAGTGGAACTCAGAAGCTTCAATATTGTGATATTCAACCAACAATTATTAAGAGCAAGGAATTCATTCACCCGGTGACAGTTATAACCTTTGACATTGAAACGACAGGTTTTAGTAGAAACCTCGATAGAATAGTGGAAATTGCATTTCAAGATCTTTCAGGAGGAGAAAATAGCACCTTTCAAACATTAATAGATCCGCAGTGCTATATTACAAATTCAAGTATACATGGCATTACAAACAATATGGTCGCTAGTTGCGGTGTTCCAAG GATGCAGGAACTTATTCCAATTATATTACAATTTGTCAAAAGCCGTCAGAAACCCGGTGGTTATGTATTATTGGTAGCTCATAATGCTCGTACCTTCGACGTACCCTTTTTACTCCACGAATTCAGCCGTTACTCCATTGATATTCCTCAAGATTGGCTATTTCTCGATACTATGACGTTAGCCCGTCAACTGATGAAGTTATCCG ATTCGAAGATTACGAAAATATCATTAGAAGCACTTTGTGAGTATTACGGTATAGAAGTGGACGGTGAAGCACATCGAGCATTGCCAGATGTGATATCATTGTCTTTGATTCTTCAGAGGCTTACTTTCGACCTCAAGCTAGATGTCTCGGATCTCGTTGAAAGAGCTTTCACTCCTTTAGATCTGattaataagaagaaaaaatag
- the LOC103492133 gene encoding GATA transcription factor 16-like isoform X2 gives MILCSPLLSLPRSIFFLNPEMGFVDLSQKGLLLADTKCCVDCKTTKTPLWRGGPTGPKSLCNACGIRFRKRKIFTRRTNRGGRDKKRERVHDNHSSTVAIVSATTTSSSGTTITTTTTTSGVDGDENSGECGSSRMKIMMGLEEDVMVVKKHRWQWQRKVGEEEKQAAVSLMALSNGSLIS, from the exons ATGATCTTATGTTCTCcccttctctctctccctcGTTCAATTTTCTTCCTAAATCCTGAAATGGGTTTCGTGGATTTAAGCCAAAAG GGACTTTTGCTGGCGGATACTAAATGTTGTGTTGATTGTAAGACTACCAAAACTCCTTTGTGGCGTGGAGGCCCTACTGGACCCAAG TCACTGTGTAATGCATGCGGTATTAGGtttagaaagagaaaaatattCACCAGAAGAACGAACAGAGGAGGACGTGACAAGAAGAGGGAAAGAGTTCACGACAATCACTCCTCCACCGTTGCCATCGTGTCAGCCACCACTACTTCCTCGAGTGGGACGACcatcaccaccaccaccaccacctctGGCGTGGATGGGGATGAGAATTCAGGGGAGTGTGGGTCATCGAGAATGAAAATAATGATGGGATTGGAGGAGGATGTGATGGTGGTGAAGAAACACCGATGGCAATGGCAGAGGAAGGTCGGGGAGGAGGAAAAGCAAGCAGCGGTGTCGTTAATGGCGCTGTCGAATGGCTCGCTGATTTcctga
- the LOC103492133 gene encoding GATA transcription factor 16-like isoform X1 — protein MILCSPLLSLPRSIFFLNPEMGFVDLSQKGLLLADTKCCVDCKTTKTPLWRGGPTGPKEIFISSIKQTSLPIWGFLQSLCNACGIRFRKRKIFTRRTNRGGRDKKRERVHDNHSSTVAIVSATTTSSSGTTITTTTTTSGVDGDENSGECGSSRMKIMMGLEEDVMVVKKHRWQWQRKVGEEEKQAAVSLMALSNGSLIS, from the exons ATGATCTTATGTTCTCcccttctctctctccctcGTTCAATTTTCTTCCTAAATCCTGAAATGGGTTTCGTGGATTTAAGCCAAAAG GGACTTTTGCTGGCGGATACTAAATGTTGTGTTGATTGTAAGACTACCAAAACTCCTTTGTGGCGTGGAGGCCCTACTGGACCCAAG GAAATCTTCATATCATCAATTAAACAAACCTCTCTTCCCATTTGGGGATTCTTGCAGTCACTGTGTAATGCATGCGGTATTAGGtttagaaagagaaaaatattCACCAGAAGAACGAACAGAGGAGGACGTGACAAGAAGAGGGAAAGAGTTCACGACAATCACTCCTCCACCGTTGCCATCGTGTCAGCCACCACTACTTCCTCGAGTGGGACGACcatcaccaccaccaccaccacctctGGCGTGGATGGGGATGAGAATTCAGGGGAGTGTGGGTCATCGAGAATGAAAATAATGATGGGATTGGAGGAGGATGTGATGGTGGTGAAGAAACACCGATGGCAATGGCAGAGGAAGGTCGGGGAGGAGGAAAAGCAAGCAGCGGTGTCGTTAATGGCGCTGTCGAATGGCTCGCTGATTTcctga